Proteins co-encoded in one Pyxidicoccus xibeiensis genomic window:
- a CDS encoding site-specific DNA-methyltransferase has protein sequence MADERDGVGGAEPRRTVYCEDALAWLEARPVLEGCSAIASLPDVSEFPSLTLAEWKAWFIRAAGLVLSRVPADGVALFYQTDVKQEGVWVDKGYMVARAAEEVGSELLFHKVVCRRAPGTVTWGRPAYSHLLGFSRGVRANLAKATADVLPEAGEVTWTRGMGVEACLAACRFILEHTATRTVVDPFCGHGTVLAVANALGLDAVGVELSRKRARKARNLRGEWREGKLVLSGAGGTGAPEDAAESE, from the coding sequence ATGGCGGATGAACGGGATGGCGTGGGCGGCGCGGAGCCCCGACGCACGGTGTACTGCGAGGATGCGCTGGCGTGGCTGGAGGCCCGGCCGGTGCTGGAGGGGTGCTCGGCCATCGCCTCGCTGCCGGATGTGTCCGAGTTCCCCTCGCTGACGCTGGCGGAGTGGAAGGCGTGGTTCATCCGCGCGGCGGGGCTGGTGCTGTCGCGGGTGCCTGCTGACGGGGTGGCCCTCTTCTACCAGACGGACGTGAAGCAGGAGGGCGTCTGGGTGGACAAGGGGTACATGGTGGCGCGGGCGGCGGAGGAGGTGGGCAGCGAGCTGCTCTTCCACAAGGTGGTGTGCCGCCGGGCGCCGGGGACGGTAACGTGGGGCCGGCCCGCGTACTCGCACCTGCTGGGCTTCTCACGAGGGGTGCGGGCGAACCTGGCGAAGGCCACGGCGGACGTGCTGCCGGAGGCAGGCGAGGTGACGTGGACGCGTGGCATGGGCGTGGAGGCGTGCCTGGCGGCGTGCCGCTTCATCCTGGAGCACACCGCCACGCGCACGGTGGTGGACCCGTTCTGCGGCCACGGCACGGTACTGGCCGTGGCGAATGCGCTCGGACTGGACGCGGTGGGCGTGGAGCTCAGCCGCAAGCGGGCTCGCAAGGCCCGCAACCTGCGCGGCGAGTGGCGCGAGGGGAAGCTCGTGCTCTCCGGCGCGGGAGGGACGGGGGCGCCGGAGGACGCAGCCGAGTCGGAGTGA
- a CDS encoding FIST signal transduction protein — protein MGVALHIGVSDALEPRLAAATAVRQALEDDDAAPVLALAFATEQYDLPALAGALGHELGSIPWAGCSAAGLIAGEQLLSQGLVVGVLTGGVLAGVGVAGPVSRHPFESGRQAVEDALMSFGAPPPGHRRAVILLPDAFSANGDRVVQGATREAGAGVAWAGGGAGDNLDFVRTAQFAFGHTYQDHVVAVVLEAERPFGVGLQHGWQPYGPPVLATQTRGRAVVDLDFANAFDVYRSIAALRGDEVGRDDFARFAMLHPLGIPGAAGGYAIRDPLSVEVDGGLRFLAEIPDGTLLRMMEGEPDAIIAAAALAATEARERVGGEPAFGLVFDCVSRARLLGPRIQEELTAMHTTLGRQVPMMGCLTFGEVGSFGVSLPQFHNKTAVLLSLPA, from the coding sequence ATGGGAGTGGCACTGCACATCGGGGTGAGCGACGCCCTGGAGCCACGCCTCGCGGCCGCGACGGCGGTGCGGCAGGCGCTGGAGGACGACGACGCAGCGCCCGTCCTCGCGCTTGCCTTTGCCACGGAGCAGTACGACCTGCCAGCCCTGGCGGGTGCGCTCGGCCATGAGCTGGGGAGCATCCCCTGGGCCGGATGCTCGGCGGCGGGCCTCATCGCGGGCGAGCAGCTGCTGTCGCAGGGCCTCGTCGTGGGCGTGTTGACGGGCGGGGTGCTGGCGGGCGTGGGCGTGGCGGGACCGGTGAGCCGCCACCCCTTCGAGTCCGGCCGCCAGGCCGTCGAGGACGCGCTCATGAGCTTCGGCGCGCCGCCTCCCGGGCACCGCCGCGCGGTCATCCTCCTGCCGGACGCCTTCAGCGCCAACGGGGACCGGGTGGTGCAGGGCGCCACCCGCGAGGCCGGCGCCGGGGTGGCCTGGGCCGGCGGAGGCGCGGGCGACAACCTCGACTTCGTGCGCACCGCGCAGTTCGCCTTCGGCCACACCTACCAGGACCACGTGGTGGCCGTGGTGCTCGAGGCCGAGCGTCCCTTCGGCGTGGGACTCCAGCACGGGTGGCAGCCCTATGGACCTCCGGTGCTCGCCACCCAGACGCGGGGCCGGGCCGTGGTGGACCTCGACTTCGCCAACGCCTTCGACGTCTACCGGAGCATCGCCGCCCTCCGGGGAGACGAGGTGGGCCGCGACGACTTCGCGCGCTTCGCCATGCTCCACCCGCTGGGCATTCCCGGCGCCGCCGGCGGCTACGCCATCCGCGACCCGCTCTCCGTGGAGGTGGATGGCGGCCTGCGCTTCCTGGCGGAGATTCCGGACGGCACCCTGCTGCGGATGATGGAGGGCGAGCCCGACGCCATCATCGCCGCCGCGGCCCTGGCGGCCACGGAGGCCCGCGAGCGCGTGGGCGGCGAGCCGGCCTTCGGGCTGGTGTTCGACTGCGTCTCGCGAGCCCGCCTGCTGGGCCCGCGCATCCAGGAGGAGCTGACCGCGATGCACACCACGCTCGGCAGGCAGGTGCCGATGATGGGGTGTCTCACCTTCGGCGAGGTGGGCTCCTTCGGAGTGTCCCTGCCCCAGTTCCACAACAAGACCGCCGTCCTGCTGTCGCTGCCCGCATGA
- a CDS encoding halocarboxylic acid dehydrogenase DehI family protein, with translation MALVRQVSEREADGEVERVYHELRQVLRVTGVDVSLRAWAAFPRFFVAMWDALRPDVETRAFEEAADSLRDEALEAAADWEALGAWDAVTLGPSQRFHVKGVLELYGALQPKVLLMASAVRMALTNEPVGLKGIPGTVERVERGVPSRMAAMEWVLDRPDDPRLRTLFSDVVRHVGPPAVPGEYRALGLWPEYLEAAWGRLKQRLVEDTFAQAAEALRQSARQQARALPYAVALSRERVEALGEDAAAVFRVTDALERRLPMLLLNLAQLVLDAPEVERHPFPAASRLVPDWVVAEELR, from the coding sequence ATGGCCCTGGTCAGGCAGGTGAGCGAGCGCGAGGCGGACGGCGAAGTCGAGCGCGTCTACCACGAGCTGCGGCAGGTGCTGCGAGTGACGGGCGTGGACGTCTCCCTGCGCGCATGGGCGGCCTTCCCCCGCTTCTTCGTGGCGATGTGGGACGCCCTGCGGCCCGACGTGGAGACGCGAGCCTTCGAGGAGGCGGCGGACAGCCTGCGGGACGAAGCCCTGGAGGCGGCCGCGGACTGGGAGGCGCTCGGCGCATGGGACGCGGTGACGCTGGGGCCGAGCCAGCGCTTCCATGTGAAGGGCGTGCTGGAGCTGTACGGCGCCCTGCAGCCGAAGGTGCTGCTGATGGCGTCGGCGGTGCGCATGGCGCTGACGAACGAGCCGGTGGGGCTGAAGGGAATCCCGGGCACCGTGGAGCGGGTGGAGCGGGGTGTGCCTTCGAGGATGGCGGCCATGGAGTGGGTGCTGGACCGGCCCGACGACCCGCGGCTGCGGACGCTGTTCTCGGACGTGGTGCGGCATGTGGGGCCGCCTGCGGTGCCGGGGGAGTACCGCGCGCTGGGGCTGTGGCCGGAGTACCTGGAGGCGGCGTGGGGCCGGCTGAAGCAGCGACTGGTGGAGGACACATTCGCACAGGCGGCGGAGGCGCTGCGGCAGTCGGCGCGGCAGCAGGCTCGGGCGCTGCCGTACGCGGTGGCGCTGAGCCGCGAGCGGGTGGAGGCGCTGGGCGAGGACGCGGCGGCGGTGTTCCGCGTGACGGACGCGCTGGAGCGGCGGCTGCCGATGCTGCTGTTGAACCTGGCGCAGCTGGTGCTGGACGCGCCGGAGGTGGAGCGGCACCCGTTCCCCGCGGCGTCGAGGCTGGTGCCGGACTGGGTGGTGGCGGAGGAGCTGCGATGA
- a CDS encoding alpha/beta fold hydrolase, protein MPTTSASDGTSLHYRIMGEGPRTVVLVHGWMVSGAVWNSMLEKFDLTGLRLVIPDGRGTGQSGKPTGGYTLQQLAQDVLTVADAAGAQRFTLVGHSMGGQLAQWVAAQVPGRVDALMLVNPVPAAGLPLPPDAAGLFRTSAGNREQQATIVNLSCKTLPPEGLEAMLKDAANTCAPAIENIFDAWTKGGFAEKLSAITAPTLVVATDDAFLPPAFLRQSVVEPIRRARLAYLPGPGHYPQMERPVELAAMISSFLAGSAPA, encoded by the coding sequence ATGCCCACGACTTCCGCGTCTGACGGGACTTCGCTGCACTACCGCATCATGGGAGAGGGACCGCGCACGGTGGTGCTGGTGCACGGGTGGATGGTGTCCGGGGCGGTGTGGAACAGCATGCTGGAGAAGTTCGACCTGACCGGGCTGCGGCTGGTGATTCCGGACGGGCGCGGGACGGGCCAGTCGGGGAAGCCGACCGGGGGCTATACGCTGCAGCAGCTGGCGCAGGACGTGCTCACGGTGGCGGACGCGGCCGGGGCGCAGCGCTTCACGCTGGTGGGCCACAGCATGGGCGGCCAGCTGGCGCAGTGGGTGGCGGCGCAGGTGCCGGGCCGCGTGGACGCGCTGATGCTCGTCAACCCGGTGCCCGCGGCGGGCCTGCCGCTGCCTCCGGACGCGGCCGGGCTGTTCCGCACCTCGGCGGGCAACCGCGAGCAGCAGGCGACCATCGTCAACCTGTCCTGCAAGACGCTCCCGCCTGAGGGGCTGGAGGCGATGCTGAAGGACGCGGCGAACACCTGCGCGCCGGCCATCGAGAACATCTTCGACGCGTGGACGAAGGGGGGCTTCGCCGAGAAGCTGTCGGCCATCACCGCGCCCACGCTGGTGGTGGCCACGGACGACGCCTTCCTGCCGCCCGCCTTCCTGCGGCAGTCCGTGGTGGAGCCCATCCGCCGCGCGCGCCTGGCGTACCTGCCGGGCCCGGGGCACTACCCGCAGATGGAGCGTCCGGTGGAGCTGGCCGCGATGATCTCCTCATTCCTCGCCGGCTCGGCACCGGCCTGA
- a CDS encoding alpha/beta fold hydrolase: MSWRDWQARQAVVELGDRFLSYVDLGAGRPVVLLHGIPTWGFLWSGLAPALALTHRVLVPDLLGYGYSDRRDGFDRSVSRQAEAMDAWMDRLGVEDAVVVAHDFGGGVAQHLAVRFPRRVGRLCLMDSVCYDAWPVELMIQLGHPGAVKRLTAEAVLRLLKLAVRRAGFAKAPPDGLVEGLLAPYATEVGKVSLVRNAAALNTNHTLEVAPKLGHLGVPVLILWGEDDGFLPAKYGARLAWDIPGARYVQVPGAKHFVMWDAPHVVATELYRFLGVEAPVEAALRSPIPP; the protein is encoded by the coding sequence ATGAGCTGGCGCGACTGGCAGGCCCGGCAGGCGGTGGTGGAACTGGGAGACCGCTTCCTGAGCTACGTGGACCTGGGCGCGGGGCGGCCGGTGGTGCTGCTGCACGGGATTCCGACGTGGGGCTTCTTGTGGAGCGGGCTGGCGCCAGCGCTGGCGCTGACGCACCGGGTGCTGGTGCCGGACCTGCTGGGCTACGGGTACTCGGACCGGAGGGACGGGTTCGACCGCTCGGTGTCGCGGCAGGCGGAGGCGATGGATGCGTGGATGGACCGGCTGGGCGTGGAGGACGCGGTGGTGGTGGCGCACGACTTCGGAGGTGGCGTGGCGCAGCACCTGGCGGTGCGTTTTCCCCGGCGCGTGGGACGGCTGTGTCTGATGGACAGCGTCTGTTACGACGCGTGGCCGGTGGAGCTGATGATTCAGCTCGGACACCCGGGGGCGGTGAAGCGGCTGACGGCGGAGGCGGTGCTGCGCCTGTTGAAGCTGGCCGTGAGGCGCGCGGGCTTCGCGAAGGCGCCGCCGGATGGCCTGGTGGAGGGGCTGCTGGCGCCCTACGCGACGGAGGTGGGGAAGGTGTCGCTGGTGAGGAACGCGGCGGCGCTGAACACGAACCACACGCTGGAGGTGGCGCCGAAGCTGGGGCACCTCGGTGTGCCGGTGCTGATTCTCTGGGGCGAGGACGATGGCTTCCTGCCCGCGAAGTACGGAGCGCGGCTGGCCTGGGACATTCCCGGGGCGAGGTACGTGCAGGTGCCGGGCGCGAAGCACTTCGTCATGTGGGACGCGCCGCACGTGGTGGCCACGGAGCTGTACCGGTTCCTCGGAGTGGAGGCACCGGTGGAGGCCGCGCTCAGGTCGCCTATACCTCCGTGA
- a CDS encoding sensor histidine kinase produces MNLLSASRTAVTASFKRWTRSQNAVEVLAAARPGPWLALTAFVVVLLAMAAWAPGARLFFGIPFTTGLLCAAPMLASGLLFSVVHRKRRRIEPWGWLWLSFGVAALHFFVAALMALSALPGATVIASLFLFTTAFHGQLHRVTPRQPFLAVGTALALLAALQLRASNGHLALFGVIGPAALTAELYLGTFALKHDKARADAERLRAAVHAQLLEQQERDVGRLSQALGEILGYHHDLDNALMSAGSAADMLALLGAQRHALGRADFEEHVRQLNDSLTQIREMVREIRAKGRRYAGTEPEAVELPPLLEAVQVSMGLRFPDVDIQVEVEQDTPLRALMRGGAPILRRVVENLVLNACEGDGKQGARQVHIRARTEPLSGRLEVLISDDGPGFPAARLAGPAEELYTTKPQGTGLGLYTSECLLRASGGMLHRQNAPGGGALLRMVLPREFR; encoded by the coding sequence ATGAACCTCCTGTCCGCCTCACGCACCGCCGTGACGGCGTCTTTCAAGCGATGGACGCGCTCCCAGAACGCCGTCGAGGTGCTCGCCGCCGCGCGCCCAGGCCCCTGGCTCGCGCTCACCGCCTTCGTGGTGGTCCTGCTGGCCATGGCCGCGTGGGCGCCCGGCGCGCGCCTGTTCTTCGGCATCCCCTTCACCACCGGCCTCTTGTGCGCCGCGCCCATGCTGGCCAGCGGCCTGCTCTTCTCCGTCGTGCACCGCAAGCGCCGCCGCATCGAGCCCTGGGGCTGGCTGTGGCTCTCCTTCGGCGTGGCCGCCCTGCACTTCTTCGTGGCCGCGCTGATGGCGCTGTCCGCGCTGCCGGGGGCCACCGTCATCGCCTCCCTCTTCCTCTTCACCACCGCCTTCCATGGCCAGCTGCACCGGGTGACGCCGCGCCAGCCCTTCCTCGCGGTGGGCACCGCGCTGGCGCTGCTGGCCGCGCTGCAGCTTCGCGCGAGCAACGGGCACCTGGCCCTCTTCGGTGTCATCGGCCCCGCGGCGCTCACCGCCGAGCTGTACCTGGGCACCTTCGCGCTGAAGCACGACAAGGCCCGCGCGGACGCGGAGCGCCTTCGCGCCGCCGTGCACGCGCAGCTGCTGGAGCAGCAGGAGCGCGACGTGGGCCGGCTGTCCCAGGCGCTGGGGGAAATCCTCGGCTACCACCACGACCTGGACAACGCGCTGATGTCCGCGGGCAGCGCGGCGGACATGCTCGCCCTGCTGGGCGCGCAGCGCCACGCCCTGGGCCGCGCCGACTTCGAGGAGCACGTCCGGCAGCTCAACGACAGCCTCACGCAGATTCGCGAGATGGTGCGGGAGATTCGCGCCAAGGGCCGGCGCTACGCGGGGACGGAGCCCGAGGCCGTGGAGCTGCCCCCGCTGCTGGAGGCGGTGCAGGTCAGCATGGGCCTGCGCTTCCCCGACGTGGACATCCAGGTGGAGGTGGAGCAGGACACGCCGCTGCGCGCCCTCATGCGCGGCGGGGCCCCCATCCTGCGCCGCGTGGTGGAGAACCTGGTGCTCAACGCCTGCGAGGGCGACGGCAAGCAGGGCGCCCGGCAGGTGCACATCCGCGCCCGCACGGAGCCGCTCAGCGGGCGGCTGGAGGTGCTCATCTCCGACGACGGGCCCGGCTTCCCGGCGGCGCGCCTGGCGGGGCCCGCCGAGGAGCTCTACACCACCAAGCCCCAGGGCACCGGGCTGGGCCTCTACACCAGCGAGTGCCTGCTGCGCGCCAGCGGCGGCATGTTGCACCGGCAGAACGCGCCCGGCGGTGGCGCCCTGCTGCGCATGGTCCTTCCCCGGGAGTTCCGATGA
- a CDS encoding aminotransferase class V-fold PLP-dependent enzyme, whose translation MPLPSQRHLFELPDSVTYLNCAYMSPQLRSVREAGEAALGLKAQPWRVKPEHFFTGSEALRGLFAKLVGADADGIALVPSVSYGTAVAAANLRVRPAQRLVVLAEEFPSNFYPWRELARHTRAEIATVKRPRNGNWTDAVLDDVDENCALVAVPHCHWTDGSWLDLAVVGRRAREVGAMLVVDATQSLGALPLDVTVVQPDFLVAAGYKWLMGPYSLGYLYVAPEHREGVPLEHNWLMRQGSEDFSRLVDYRDAFQPGARRFDVGERSNFQLVPMATAALQQLLAWGVEETQATLRALTNRIARGAEALRLEVVPEAHRAGHLIGLRRAGGYAPTVAQGLAAQDIHVSVRGDNLRVSPHLYNTPEDVDRLLAALAPLL comes from the coding sequence ATGCCCCTGCCCAGCCAGCGCCACCTCTTCGAGCTTCCCGACAGCGTCACCTACCTCAACTGCGCGTACATGTCCCCGCAGCTGCGGAGCGTCCGCGAGGCGGGCGAGGCCGCACTGGGGCTGAAGGCGCAGCCGTGGCGCGTGAAGCCCGAGCACTTCTTCACCGGCTCCGAGGCCCTGCGCGGCCTCTTCGCGAAGCTGGTGGGCGCGGACGCGGACGGCATCGCGCTCGTGCCCTCGGTCAGCTACGGCACCGCGGTGGCTGCAGCCAACCTGCGCGTGCGCCCGGCGCAGCGACTGGTGGTGCTGGCGGAGGAGTTCCCCTCCAACTTCTACCCGTGGCGCGAGCTGGCGCGGCACACCCGCGCCGAAATCGCCACCGTGAAGCGCCCCAGGAATGGGAACTGGACGGACGCGGTGCTGGATGACGTGGACGAGAACTGCGCGCTGGTGGCGGTGCCGCACTGCCACTGGACGGATGGCTCCTGGCTGGACCTGGCCGTGGTGGGCCGGCGGGCGCGTGAGGTGGGAGCCATGCTGGTGGTGGACGCCACGCAGTCCCTGGGCGCGCTGCCGCTGGACGTCACCGTGGTGCAGCCGGACTTCCTCGTCGCCGCCGGCTACAAGTGGCTGATGGGGCCCTACAGCCTGGGCTACCTCTACGTGGCTCCCGAGCACCGCGAGGGCGTGCCCCTGGAGCACAACTGGCTGATGCGCCAGGGCAGCGAGGACTTCTCGCGACTGGTGGACTACCGCGATGCCTTCCAGCCCGGCGCGCGCCGCTTCGACGTGGGCGAGCGCAGCAACTTCCAGCTCGTGCCCATGGCCACCGCGGCGCTGCAGCAGCTGCTCGCGTGGGGCGTGGAAGAAACCCAGGCCACGCTGCGCGCGCTGACCAACCGCATCGCCCGGGGCGCGGAGGCGCTGCGACTGGAGGTCGTCCCCGAGGCCCACCGCGCGGGACACCTCATCGGCCTGCGACGCGCGGGGGGCTACGCGCCCACGGTGGCCCAGGGACTGGCCGCGCAGGACATCCACGTCAGCGTGCGCGGCGACAACCTGCGCGTGTCCCCGCACCTCTACAACACACCCGAGGACGTGGACCGGCTGCTCGCCGCGCTGGCGCCCCTGCTGTAG
- a CDS encoding Dyp-type peroxidase — protein sequence MRPQEGLFHPPGDYSALVIWRLSRSSAAAQVREATADAYAALRRAGDIQAVLAFDAPLVSPTADVEAGPPPLPRRGAHASIPSTQAQVLVQLAARSRERLVWALRRTAAVVAGVLVPEEEVLGGRLGEGLMPATLPGSRRAPSRDEVQHSAVIPTGPLAGGAWLLYLRFQHDTSRPPAPPPRARMRVVRSDGEAPAPASHASDAGAAPGLIRRSFPFRQRGEEGLAFLATSADPTRFHRVLDSLLGAPGTPPDALLSRATPVGGGMYLAPSRDWLLAASGDALQEAAS from the coding sequence ATGAGGCCTCAAGAAGGATTGTTCCATCCACCGGGCGACTACAGCGCCCTGGTCATCTGGAGACTGAGCCGTTCGAGCGCCGCGGCCCAGGTCCGCGAGGCGACCGCGGACGCGTACGCGGCGCTGCGCCGCGCGGGTGACATCCAGGCCGTCCTCGCCTTCGACGCACCGCTCGTCTCTCCCACCGCCGACGTGGAGGCCGGTCCTCCCCCCCTGCCACGCCGCGGCGCCCACGCGAGCATTCCCTCCACCCAGGCCCAGGTGCTGGTGCAGCTCGCCGCGCGCAGCCGCGAGCGCCTCGTCTGGGCCCTGCGCCGCACCGCCGCCGTCGTCGCCGGTGTCCTCGTCCCCGAGGAGGAGGTGCTCGGTGGCCGCCTCGGCGAAGGCCTCATGCCGGCCACCCTCCCCGGCTCGCGCCGTGCCCCGTCTCGGGACGAGGTCCAGCACAGCGCGGTCATCCCCACCGGCCCGCTCGCGGGCGGCGCCTGGCTGCTCTACCTGCGCTTCCAGCACGACACCTCGCGCCCGCCCGCGCCACCGCCGCGCGCCCGCATGCGCGTGGTGCGCTCCGACGGCGAGGCGCCGGCTCCCGCCTCGCACGCCTCCGACGCTGGCGCGGCCCCGGGCCTCATCCGCCGCAGCTTCCCCTTCCGCCAGCGCGGTGAAGAGGGCCTGGCCTTCCTCGCCACGTCGGCGGACCCCACGCGCTTCCACCGCGTGCTGGACAGCCTGCTCGGCGCGCCCGGCACGCCGCCGGACGCGCTGCTGAGTCGGGCCACTCCCGTCGGGGGTGGCATGTACCTCGCTCCGTCGCGCGACTGGCTCCTGGCCGCCAGCGGCGACGCACTCCAGGAGGCCGCGTCATGA
- a CDS encoding EamA family transporter encodes MSRFRTAMGPVTVAVLTVLIAMCSIQVGASLAKRLFPLVGAQGTTALRLLFAALILLAVGRPWRKRLSRAEVRSVLVYGAALGVMNLTFYLALERIPLGIAVAIEFTGPLGVALLSTRKAVDFVWALLAIVGVVLILPLTGTSQALDWIGVGWALAAGTCWALYILFGQKAVASVHGGTVTSLGMATAALLVVPFGVAHAGTALLDVSLLPFALGVAVLSSALPYSLEMIALKRLPTRTFGILMSVEPALAALSGLLLLDERLTWVQWTAIGCIVLASVGSSASSKKVEVTPEAVP; translated from the coding sequence ATGTCACGATTCCGGACGGCGATGGGCCCGGTCACCGTCGCGGTGCTGACGGTGTTGATTGCGATGTGCTCCATCCAGGTGGGCGCGTCGCTGGCGAAGCGGCTGTTTCCCCTGGTGGGCGCTCAGGGGACGACGGCGCTGCGGCTGCTCTTCGCCGCGCTGATATTGCTGGCGGTGGGGCGGCCGTGGCGCAAGCGGCTCTCGCGCGCGGAGGTGCGCTCGGTCCTCGTGTACGGCGCTGCGCTCGGCGTGATGAACCTGACGTTCTACCTGGCGCTGGAGCGGATTCCGCTGGGGATTGCCGTGGCCATCGAGTTCACCGGCCCGCTGGGGGTGGCGCTGCTGTCCACGCGCAAGGCGGTGGACTTCGTCTGGGCGCTGCTGGCGATTGTCGGCGTGGTGCTGATTCTCCCGCTCACGGGGACGTCGCAGGCGCTCGACTGGATTGGCGTGGGCTGGGCGCTGGCGGCCGGGACGTGCTGGGCGCTGTACATCCTGTTCGGCCAGAAGGCGGTGGCCTCGGTGCACGGCGGCACGGTGACGTCGCTGGGCATGGCCACGGCCGCGCTGCTCGTGGTGCCGTTCGGGGTGGCGCATGCGGGCACGGCGCTGCTGGACGTGTCGCTGCTGCCGTTCGCGCTGGGGGTGGCGGTGCTGTCGAGCGCGCTGCCGTACTCGCTGGAGATGATTGCGCTGAAGCGGCTGCCGACGCGGACCTTTGGAATCCTGATGAGCGTGGAGCCGGCACTGGCGGCGCTCTCGGGGCTGCTGCTCCTGGACGAGCGGCTCACGTGGGTGCAGTGGACGGCCATCGGCTGCATCGTCCTGGCGTCGGTGGGCAGCTCGGCGTCCTCGAAGAAGGTGGAGGTGACGCCGGAGGCGGTGCCCTGA
- a CDS encoding methyltransferase domain-containing protein, protein MRAEAPKTEARRDEVAGYYDAKTERILQRYGPGPRVHYHAGLVDAVPPPGAPADALREHIHGAQEALLDELARAARPFPDGGDVLDVGCGLGGGALYWATRHHARVTAVTNVPAHAELVAGFAESTGLGGRVKPLLCDALAVPGRACFDAVVAVESACYLQRAEWFRRVRTLLRPGGVVAIADCFLGRPELAGPFDRYWRTHIGSLDEYLSAAHAAGLELEVRDDVSSRVVGFWSLTLELLAHERAAAASGLHPLRALAQAGRGESSREHLRLQQALMDGGLEYALLVLRRPG, encoded by the coding sequence ATGAGGGCAGAAGCCCCGAAGACCGAGGCGAGGCGTGACGAGGTGGCCGGGTATTACGACGCGAAGACGGAGCGCATCCTCCAGCGGTACGGCCCCGGGCCGCGCGTGCACTACCACGCCGGACTGGTGGACGCAGTGCCGCCACCCGGCGCGCCCGCGGACGCGCTGCGCGAGCACATCCACGGCGCCCAGGAGGCCCTGCTGGACGAGCTGGCGCGCGCCGCACGCCCCTTCCCCGACGGCGGTGACGTGCTGGACGTGGGCTGCGGCCTGGGCGGCGGCGCGCTGTACTGGGCGACCCGGCACCACGCGCGGGTGACGGCCGTGACGAACGTGCCCGCGCACGCGGAGCTGGTGGCGGGCTTCGCGGAGTCCACGGGCCTGGGCGGGCGCGTGAAGCCGCTGCTGTGCGACGCCCTCGCCGTCCCGGGCCGCGCGTGCTTCGACGCCGTCGTCGCGGTGGAGAGCGCGTGCTACCTGCAGCGCGCGGAGTGGTTCCGCCGCGTGCGCACGCTGCTGCGGCCCGGCGGCGTGGTGGCCATCGCCGACTGCTTCCTCGGCCGGCCGGAGCTGGCGGGCCCCTTCGACCGGTACTGGCGCACGCACATCGGCTCGCTGGACGAGTACCTCTCCGCCGCGCACGCCGCGGGGCTGGAACTGGAGGTGCGCGACGACGTGTCCTCGCGCGTGGTGGGCTTCTGGTCCCTCACGCTGGAGCTGCTCGCCCACGAGCGCGCCGCCGCCGCCAGCGGCCTGCACCCGCTGCGCGCCCTCGCCCAGGCGGGCCGGGGAGAGTCCAGCCGCGAGCACCTGCGGCTCCAGCAGGCGCTGATGGATGGCGGGCTGGAGTACGCGCTGCTCGTGCTCCGGCGCCCGGGCTGA
- a CDS encoding imm11 family protein, with protein MARRFYQLDDDVSAPGRWTLDNPTDARGEELENPWQFTDGRALNLTGRLNVPVESAGRPLDFTLAGFSVPVIHVLLAELFTELAPGEVQLLPVDVDGQPEQFLILVATRLIQCIDDQRSAEVRYWRPEDGLPEKVGQYSAVHGMRIDPARVGEARIFRPEGWPGVLIVSEELKEALERIRATGVKFTEV; from the coding sequence ATGGCCCGCCGCTTCTACCAACTCGATGACGATGTCTCCGCCCCTGGCCGCTGGACGCTGGACAACCCGACCGATGCGCGAGGCGAGGAACTGGAGAACCCCTGGCAGTTCACGGACGGGCGCGCCCTCAATCTGACCGGGCGTCTCAACGTCCCTGTTGAGTCCGCTGGCAGGCCCCTCGACTTCACGCTCGCGGGCTTCAGCGTCCCCGTCATCCATGTCCTGCTGGCGGAGCTCTTCACCGAGCTGGCACCCGGCGAAGTCCAGTTGCTCCCAGTCGATGTCGATGGCCAGCCCGAGCAGTTCCTCATCCTCGTCGCCACCCGCCTCATCCAGTGCATCGACGACCAGAGGAGCGCGGAGGTGCGTTACTGGCGTCCGGAGGACGGGCTGCCGGAGAAGGTCGGGCAATACTCAGCGGTTCACGGCATGCGCATCGACCCGGCCCGTGTGGGTGAGGCCAGGATCTTCCGTCCTGAAGGCTGGCCGGGCGTCCTCATCGTCTCGGAGGAACTCAAAGAAGCGCTGGAGCGCATCCGCGCCACGGGCGTGAAGTTCACGGAGGTATAG